From Anaerolineae bacterium:
ATCATACTGGACAAGCTTGGTGGCATATTCAACCAAGTCGTCCCAGGTGTCAGGCCCCTCTTCCGGGTCGAGTCCGACCTCCTCGAAATAGTCCTTGCGATAGCAGAGCGTCCGGATGTCCAGAATATGTGGTAACCCCATGAGGCTGCCCTTGTAGCGGGAGATGTCCACCATGTCCGCGTAGAAGTCTTCGATCTCATCCTGATAATCGGAGGCGATCATGTCGTCAAGGGGCAGAAACTGCTTCCGTGCGGCGTAGGGCCCTACCCAGTCACTACCCGTCTCCACGAGGTCTACTGGCAGTCCGCCGGCGAAGCTGGTCATGAGCTTCTCACCTAAGTGATCCCAGTCGCTCATGTCAACCGTGACCTTGTAGCCCGGGTTGGCCTCATGGAACGAGGGTATGGCAGTCTCGGTGAAGTAGACTTCCACATCCCGGTCCATGGCCAGCTTGATGTAACGCAGTTCGACCTGCTCACCGGCCGCCGGCGGTGCCGCTTTGACCTCCTCGGCCCCGGGTGCCGCCTCGCCGCTCGGGGCCGGCGTGGCGCCGGCGCAGGCGGCCAGTGCGCCCGCTAGGGCAGCGCCTCCTGTCAGCTGCAGCACGTGCCTTCTGGTCAGACGTCTCATTTCCCTTCCTCCTTAGGTGGCTAGGCAGGAACCGACCGCCGGGAGGCCGGATGCGGGCCGGGTCTGACAGCGCTGAAGGGCCGCTCAGGCCCGCAACCGTGCTCCCGCCAGCCTTGCAGCGAGACACCGATCGTGATTCTATTGTAGAGCACGCCACAACGATGTGGCGGCCGAGATGCGGCCAACCGCCGGCCATGCCGGGCGCCCCCAGGGAGATGATGTGAACGTCGTGTCAGAGGAACAGGTCCACGACCTCCTGTCGCACCTGAACGACAGCACCTACCTGCACGGCCACCCCCTCGCCAGCCTGGCAGCTACAGAAGGTCTACAGCGGGGCGAGGCACTGCGGCAACTGCTGCTGGACGAGATCGGCCACCTCAAGCCGCCCGACGCCACTCCTCCCGACGATCCGGCCTGGCGCCCGTGGCAGGCACTCTGGCTGCGCTTCGTAGAGCAGCGAACTCCCGTCCAGGTGCAGGACCACATGGGCCTGAGCGAGAGGCAGGTCCGCCGCGAGCAGAGCCGCGGCATCGCCGCCCTCGCCGCCCTGCTGAGCGACAGGCTAGGACAGCCCGACGACGGGCAGGGCGCCGACGCTTTCCGCCGCGCCGCCGATGCCCTCGAGGTCTCCCCCACGGAGCTGGACGCCCGACAGGTGTTGTACCAGCTGGCCCTCATCCTCCGTCAGCGCTATCGAGACTGCGAGGCCGCCCTGCAACTCCCGGAGCACTCCCTGCCCGTCTACGCCGACCGCGTGACTCTGCGACAGGTGCTGGCCCGCATTCTGAGCGAGTTGGCCCCCCTGGGCACGGGCACCGCCGTCCGGGCGGAGCTGACGTCCGTGGGAGACGAGGTGATCTTCCGCTTCACCGTGCAAGGCAGAGAAGCCCTCCCGCTCGATGCCGACCTGCTGCAGGAGTGCAACTACCTGGCGGAGCTAAGCCTAGGACGGGTAGAGGCAGCCGGCCGAGGCTCGGTCGTATGCGCCTTCCCCGCCCGGCGTCCCTCGCTCCTCCTGCTCATAGACGACGAACCGCTGGCCAACCAGTTGCTGCGCCGGTGCGTCCAGGGCCACGCGGTGAAGGTGATCGCGGTACATGACGCAGCCCGCGCCGTCGAAGAGGCCAGCCAGATCCGTCCCGACGTGATCGTGCTGGACGTGCTCATGCCCGGCGTGGACGGCTGGGAAGTGCTCCAGCAGTTGCAGTCCACCCCCGAGACCCGTCCCATCCCCGTCATCGTCTGTTCGGTATGGAAGGACCCGGAGCTGGCCCTCACCCTCGGGGCCCGGGAGTTCATCCGCAAGCCCGTCACCCGCCCCCGCCTGCTGCAGGCTCTGGCTCGAGTTCTTCCCAGTGCCGACGCGGGGGGATCTCGTCCAAGCTGGTCCTGAGAAGCTGCATCACCTGTGGCTTGCCCAGCCGCCGCTTGCAGGACACGGCGAACGTCTCCCTGCTTTCGCTCAGGTCCTCACCCGGGTTCACCACGGCCGATACGGTGATCACTGGCACCTGTTTCAGGGCTCCGTCCCGGCGCAGTAGCCGCAGCAGGTCCGTGCCGTCCATGTCCGGGAGGCGAAGGTCGAGCAGGATGACGTGGGTGCTACCCAGGCGCACCCTCTGCAGGGCCTCGGCAGCCGAGCCCACCGCGTACACCCGGTAACGCCGGTCGGCCGACTCGAGGGTGGCCCTGATGAAGCGCTGCATGCGGGGATCGTCGTCTACCACCAGCACTTCTTCGGCCCCGGGGCAGACCCGCGCCAGGGTCTCCAGCAGGCGGGCCCGACTCACCGGCTTGACCAGGTGGGCCTCCGTTCCCTCCAGTCTGTCCTCGCCGCTTCCGTGCAGCGATAGGGAGACCACCGGCA
This genomic window contains:
- a CDS encoding response regulator, translated to MNVVSEEQVHDLLSHLNDSTYLHGHPLASLAATEGLQRGEALRQLLLDEIGHLKPPDATPPDDPAWRPWQALWLRFVEQRTPVQVQDHMGLSERQVRREQSRGIAALAALLSDRLGQPDDGQGADAFRRAADALEVSPTELDARQVLYQLALILRQRYRDCEAALQLPEHSLPVYADRVTLRQVLARILSELAPLGTGTAVRAELTSVGDEVIFRFTVQGREALPLDADLLQECNYLAELSLGRVEAAGRGSVVCAFPARRPSLLLLIDDEPLANQLLRRCVQGHAVKVIAVHDAARAVEEASQIRPDVIVLDVLMPGVDGWEVLQQLQSTPETRPIPVIVCSVWKDPELALTLGAREFIRKPVTRPRLLQALARVLPSADAGGSRPSWS